Proteins encoded within one genomic window of Prauserella marina:
- a CDS encoding TetR/AcrR family transcriptional regulator — protein MNREPQQERSRTTRRRLIDAAVECLGERGWQGTTVGVVAERAGVSRGAAQHHFRTREDLVVAAVDYLANEQIAELTARAAALPSGPSRAEPVATMLLDLYTGPKFRAALHLWVAASTESTLRDILVPLEARVGREAHRLAVELLGADESQPGVRETVQATLDLARGLGLANLLTDDTRRREQIVNQWARILEPIVANGRVTTRG, from the coding sequence TTGAATCGCGAACCACAGCAAGAACGCAGCAGGACGACTCGGCGACGGCTCATCGATGCCGCCGTCGAGTGCCTTGGCGAACGCGGTTGGCAGGGCACGACGGTCGGCGTGGTCGCAGAGCGCGCTGGTGTGTCGCGAGGTGCGGCGCAGCACCATTTCCGGACGAGGGAAGACCTCGTGGTCGCCGCGGTCGACTATCTGGCCAACGAACAGATCGCCGAACTCACCGCTCGCGCCGCGGCCCTGCCGTCAGGGCCTTCTAGGGCCGAGCCGGTCGCGACGATGCTGCTCGACCTGTACACCGGCCCGAAGTTCCGGGCCGCTTTGCATTTGTGGGTCGCTGCTTCGACCGAGTCGACGCTGCGGGACATCCTGGTTCCGCTCGAAGCCAGGGTCGGCCGGGAAGCGCATCGGCTTGCCGTCGAACTGCTTGGCGCGGACGAATCCCAGCCGGGTGTTCGCGAAACGGTTCAGGCCACTTTGGACCTCGCGCGAGGACTCGGTCTTGCCAACCTGCTCACCGACGACACCCGGCGCCGCGAGCAAATAGTCAACCAGTGGGCGAGAATTCTCGAGCCGATCGTCGCGAACGGCCGGGTCACGACGCGGGGATGA